The DNA region CTGGGCAGGGCCTTCCCCTGTCTCCTGGCAGTGGGCAGAGCTACAGTGAGCGTCAGCCATGCCACAGGAGCAGGCACCCAGTGCAGGTCTCTGTCATCAGGGGTCAACGAGTCTTGAAGGGATGCTCAAGCggggcaggaggaaagcagagttGGGCCCTAAGCAGGCACGAGGCATCCAGGCTTTGGAGCCCAGCCAATGCCAACAGGGTGTTCTTCCACAGAGAGTCGTGTTGGGATGTGCCAGGGCCTTTTCCGGAGCTCTCCTTCATCTGTGGCCAGTCCCAGGGTGGGGCTTAGCAGGGCCCGCAGCTGCCACTGAGGTACCTGTGGCCTCGGCGCCAGCCGCCGTATCCACAGCTCCCAAAGCCTCCATAGCCGCCAGAGCCCCCAAGACCGCCAAACACCCCAGAGCCTCCTAACCATCCAAACCCACCAGAGCCTCCAAAAGTGCCGCCATAGCCCCCAGCGACACCGGGGACTCCCGCCGAGCCAACAACGCTGTactgcgggaaggagctgaggatgggcccGGGGAAGGTGACCACCGAGGCCGGGGGCTGGATCACCACCGTGGAGTCAGGGCACTGCCGCacgcagggctcgttgcaggTGTTAgccagcggggccggggtggcCACCCCACAGGAAGGGACgcacaggctggagcaggacatCATTCAGGCAGGCAAGGAGTCCTGGAAAAAGCACCAGGGATTAGGCAAGGGTGCAGGGAAGAGACTCTGttgagggaggcagggagagatcGCCAAGAGACTCCCAGGAGCTGGACTTACCCTGTTGATCAGGAGAGTCAAGCGGTGGAAGCTGGATAGAGAGCTGCAAAGCCCTCAGCTCTTTTATACATGTCCCAGACTGCCCGGGGCATCGGCCAAGGGGGTGGTGGCAGAACACCCAGGTAATCATGAGATCAAGTAGACAAGCATCATGACACCAATTTCACGTGACAAGTGACACTTATGTGCCTCCTCACTGGGGATATTGGCGTGGAAATGTGCCCTGGAGAAGAACGAGGTGATGGGAGGGACAGACCGTGACACATCATGACATGAAAGAGAAGGTGCAGCTGTGGTTGAATATACGGCACCAATAAAC from Pelecanus crispus isolate bPelCri1 chromosome 22, bPelCri1.pri, whole genome shotgun sequence includes:
- the LOC142595684 gene encoding claw keratin-like, with product MSCSSLCVPSCGVATPAPLANTCNEPCVRQCPDSTVVIQPPASVVTFPGPILSSFPQYSVVGSAGVPGVAGGYGGTFGGSGGFGWLGGSGVFGGLGGSGGYGGFGSCGYGGWRRGHRYLSGSCGPC